Proteins encoded by one window of Manihot esculenta cultivar AM560-2 chromosome 10, M.esculenta_v8, whole genome shotgun sequence:
- the LOC110625123 gene encoding transcription termination factor MTERF5, chloroplastic isoform X1, translating to MLIYSTLNFEMHIVKSLSVLPPSPLYNFLLIPRLSFFSSFASLAKNSEVPNLALSDYLQETLKFSKTQALSISTRFSHIRSIEKPQFVVCFFQNLGFSNPQIQSAVHLTPQILFANIEKSLKPKIKLFQNIGLVGYDLGKFISKNSPLLTASLERKLVPRIEILKELLLNDEKNEDLVKVISRCNWIVHRKPESRLLSNIAYLKSCGIVGSQLSMLLRRQPRLFVLQESMLEGLVSRVLNMGFSVNSRMFVHALYTVSCLSDETFERKFGILKSFGFSEYECTLMFRKAPGLLRTSKEKLKLGMDFFLNIAKFKKEVLLHNPTFVMHSMEERVIPRYKVLQIMKSKKLFKKEPSFINMLTLTEEEFLQKFISRFPDDALELLIAYKGNCLDSSSEGERS from the coding sequence ATGCTTATCTACAGCACTTTAAACTTTGAAATGCATATTGTCAAGTCACTATCTGTTCTCCCACCTTCCCCTTTATACAATTTTCTCCTCATCCCCagactttctttcttttcttcttttgcttcacttGCCAAAAACTCAGAAGTTCCCAACCTTGCCCTTTCTGATTACCTACAGGAAACATTGAAATTTTCTAAAACCCAAGCACTCTCAATCTCCACACGCTTCTCTCACATCAGATCCATTGAAAAACCTCAATTTGTGGTTTGCTTCTTCCAAAACCTTGGTTTCTCGAATCCTCAAATCCAATCTGCTGTCCATTTAACACCACAAATTCTCTTTGCTAACATCGAGAAGTCgcttaaaccaaaaattaaGCTTTTTCAGAATATAGGTCTTGTGGGCTATGACTTGGGTAAGTTCATTTCCAAGAATTCCCCACTTTTAACTGCTAGTTTGGAGAGGAAGTTGGTTCCTCGTATTGAAATTTTGAAGGAACTTCTGTTGAATGATGAGAAAAATGAGGATTTGGTGAAGGTTATAAGTAGATGCAATTGGATAGTCCACAGAAAACCTGAATCAAGGTTGTTATCCAACATAGCATACTTGAAAAGTTGTGGTATAGTTGGGTCACAGCTCTCAATGTTGTTAAGGAGGCAGCCTAGGCTTTTTGTTTTGCAAGAGTCAATGCTTGAAGGTCTTGTTTCTCGAGTATTGAATATGGGATTCTCAGTCAATTCAAGGATGTTTGTTCATGCTTTATATACTGTAAGTTGCTTGAGTGATGAGACATTTGAGAGAAAATTTGGAATTTTAAAGAGTTTTGGGTTTTCAGAGTATGAATGCACATTAATGTTTAGAAAGGCACCAGGTTTGCTAAGGACCTCTAAGGAGAAACTGAAGTTGGGAATGGATTTCTTTTTGAATATAGCAAAGTTTAAAAAAGAGGTGTTACTTCACAATCCTACATTTGTGATGCATAGCATGGAAGAAAGAGTGATTCCGAGATACAAAGTTTTGCAGATTATGAAGTCAAAGAAGTTATTTAAGAAGGAGCCAAGTTTTATTAATATGTTGACTTTAACAGAGGAGGAGTTCTTACAGAAATTTATATCAAGGTTCCCAGATGATGCGCTGGAACTGTTGATAGCTTACAAAGGTAATTGTCTGGATTCATCTTCCGAAGGAGAAAGATCTTGA
- the LOC110625123 gene encoding transcription termination factor MTERF5, chloroplastic isoform X2 — MSTLNFEMHIVKSLSVLPPSPLYNFLLIPRLSFFSSFASLAKNSEVPNLALSDYLQETLKFSKTQALSISTRFSHIRSIEKPQFVVCFFQNLGFSNPQIQSAVHLTPQILFANIEKSLKPKIKLFQNIGLVGYDLGKFISKNSPLLTASLERKLVPRIEILKELLLNDEKNEDLVKVISRCNWIVHRKPESRLLSNIAYLKSCGIVGSQLSMLLRRQPRLFVLQESMLEGLVSRVLNMGFSVNSRMFVHALYTVSCLSDETFERKFGILKSFGFSEYECTLMFRKAPGLLRTSKEKLKLGMDFFLNIAKFKKEVLLHNPTFVMHSMEERVIPRYKVLQIMKSKKLFKKEPSFINMLTLTEEEFLQKFISRFPDDALELLIAYKGNCLDSSSEGERS, encoded by the exons ATGAG CACTTTAAACTTTGAAATGCATATTGTCAAGTCACTATCTGTTCTCCCACCTTCCCCTTTATACAATTTTCTCCTCATCCCCagactttctttcttttcttcttttgcttcacttGCCAAAAACTCAGAAGTTCCCAACCTTGCCCTTTCTGATTACCTACAGGAAACATTGAAATTTTCTAAAACCCAAGCACTCTCAATCTCCACACGCTTCTCTCACATCAGATCCATTGAAAAACCTCAATTTGTGGTTTGCTTCTTCCAAAACCTTGGTTTCTCGAATCCTCAAATCCAATCTGCTGTCCATTTAACACCACAAATTCTCTTTGCTAACATCGAGAAGTCgcttaaaccaaaaattaaGCTTTTTCAGAATATAGGTCTTGTGGGCTATGACTTGGGTAAGTTCATTTCCAAGAATTCCCCACTTTTAACTGCTAGTTTGGAGAGGAAGTTGGTTCCTCGTATTGAAATTTTGAAGGAACTTCTGTTGAATGATGAGAAAAATGAGGATTTGGTGAAGGTTATAAGTAGATGCAATTGGATAGTCCACAGAAAACCTGAATCAAGGTTGTTATCCAACATAGCATACTTGAAAAGTTGTGGTATAGTTGGGTCACAGCTCTCAATGTTGTTAAGGAGGCAGCCTAGGCTTTTTGTTTTGCAAGAGTCAATGCTTGAAGGTCTTGTTTCTCGAGTATTGAATATGGGATTCTCAGTCAATTCAAGGATGTTTGTTCATGCTTTATATACTGTAAGTTGCTTGAGTGATGAGACATTTGAGAGAAAATTTGGAATTTTAAAGAGTTTTGGGTTTTCAGAGTATGAATGCACATTAATGTTTAGAAAGGCACCAGGTTTGCTAAGGACCTCTAAGGAGAAACTGAAGTTGGGAATGGATTTCTTTTTGAATATAGCAAAGTTTAAAAAAGAGGTGTTACTTCACAATCCTACATTTGTGATGCATAGCATGGAAGAAAGAGTGATTCCGAGATACAAAGTTTTGCAGATTATGAAGTCAAAGAAGTTATTTAAGAAGGAGCCAAGTTTTATTAATATGTTGACTTTAACAGAGGAGGAGTTCTTACAGAAATTTATATCAAGGTTCCCAGATGATGCGCTGGAACTGTTGATAGCTTACAAAGGTAATTGTCTGGATTCATCTTCCGAAGGAGAAAGATCTTGA